A region of the Callithrix jacchus isolate 240 chromosome 5, calJac240_pri, whole genome shotgun sequence genome:
GTACTCTGATCATGATCATCAAAGCAATATCCTCTCTGTCCTAGTAATGTGTAGTGGGTTGTCCTGCACTGTGTTGCACACCAAGCTTGAGTTTTCTCAGGCTTTAAATATAGGAACTgtgggctgggtgccatggctcatgcctgtaatcctagcattttgggaggccaagacaggtggattgcttgagttcaggagtttggtaccagcctgggcaagatactATACCAAAAATATTATatgcaaaattatataaaattagccgggcatggtgccatgcacctgtggtcccagctacttgggaggctgaggtgcgaggattgcttgagcccaggaggcagaggttgcagtgcactgagattgtgccactgcactctagcctgggtgacagaatgaaatcccttttcaaaaaaagaaaaaaagacataggaggatctaaaaaaaaagaaaaaataagaactgtGTATATATGCTTGTAGATTGTGAATGATTTGAAGAACTGAGCTGATTATATAGTATTTGTCTGATAAAGTAGTGACATTGCCAGATCACTGATCTTCTACATCTTTTTACAGAGGCTATATTTAAAGTAGGCCCTATATGTAGTCATTTTACCTTAAATGGACCTTTCTTGAAATTGACTTCCCAGTCTGTTGACAGCTTGTAACCTGAAAATATCTGGAATTGGTGCATTTGCAGGGTGGCAGTGAAAGCTGGTTCACAGATAGCAACAATGCTATTGCCTCCCTGGCTTTTCACCCTACAGCTCAGCTCCTGCTGATTGCCACTGCCCACGAGATTCACTTCTGGGATTGGAGTCGACGGGAGCCCTTTGCTGTGGTGAAGACAGCTAGTGAGATGGAATGGGTCTGGTAAGTGCTCTGCCCCATCAACATTATCTGGCACAGGACTGACATAATAGAGGACATTCTACTGGCTGTCACCTTGGAAGACAGGTTGTTATTCCTGCTCAGGGCAGGTTGTCATCCTCAGctcctcctatttttttttttttttttttttttttttgagacagagtctcactctgtcacccaggctggagggcagtggtgcaatttcagctcactgtaacctctgcctcctgggttcaagtgattttcgtacctcagcctcctgagtagctgggattacaggcacccaccaccacacccagctcatttttttggtatttttagtagaaacaggattacactatgttggccagactggtcttaaactcctgaccacaaataatccgcctgcctcagcctacaaagtgctgggattacaggtgtgagccaccttgctcaccagccccgctttttttttttttttttgagacagggtcttgctctgttacccaggctcaagtacagttgtgcagtcatggcttactgcagccttaacctcctgggctcaagaaattcccATCTCAGTCTGaggagtatctgggactactatgcagccactctcaactaatttttaaattttttatggagatgggggtgggtctcactgtgttgcccaggctggtcttgaacccgtGGCCttcagagatcctcctgccttggcctctcaaagtgttgggattataggtgtgagccactgcacctggcctcctcccaATTTCTAAGCAGCTGGCTAATCAGCTCGGAGacattcattttgttcatttcagCTTTCCTTATTGGCCTGATCTTCTGGTCTTTGGAGACCTGGGCCATTAGACTCTCTTTTAGTTTCCAAGCTAACTGTGTTTGGGATATTCCTTCTTTGGGGAAACTTGAAAGAAGTTTGGGTGGTATTTTAGATAGCTCGGTGGGTTGTCTGTGTTTATCAAACTGGAAGATGGAGATGTAAGCATGTAATTGACATTTATTTAGTCCTCATGATAAAAACATATTATCTGTACTAAAGTTGATGTATTGTGTTTCTTTGGTCCTCTTGGATTTGCAGTTGAATACAGGCTAATTTTCTGGTTTCAGCTATGTTATTTAAGGCTGGGACTGTTCATTGCCACTAAGATTCATGCTTCTTGCTAGTGTAGCTGTCATTTGAGGGAAGAACTGATCCTGTGGCAGAGATGAGAGCATTTTATGCTCTACTGTTAGGATGGGCTCTTGTATTTGAGCAAATGTGTGCTTAATGTAGGTGTTCCCTGGCAGGGAAACCCTAGGTGTTTTTCATGTGAAATCATTATTTTTGTGATACACATTCCTTTACTCTGGCAAGAAGTATTGAGCATTACTGTTTTAACCTCTTTGAAAGTTTTGAAATTCTTGAATGAAGTGGATACCTGAGTGATACCACAGTTATCAGTAATGATTGCTATAAATTCTAATACAAGTTTCCTCTTCTCAGTTAACATAATTTCTCTATGCctgtctttgtttcttcttttgtgatttcAGTCTGGTGAGATTTGATCCACTTAGACACTACTTAGTCACAGAAATTGTTAACCCCTCTAATCAACAGGTAAGTTAGTCCAGCAGTTCCAACTTCAGCTAAACTGTGAGTTCTTTTCTTAACTAGTATTCCAATTCTGATTCTATTGGATTTTAATTCTCAATACCCAAGTCTTTCTTTCCAGTTAAGATTTAAAACTAGCTTTAGACTGTATATTCAGAGTTACAGTCATAATCTTGACAGGAGAGTTGATTCTGAAACCCTCCAGTGATCGCCTCATTAGAAGTAACCCTTATCATCACTACAGTGTTGGATAGCTTGTCGCTCATGTGCCTCTGGCTGGTTGACATTTTGCTTCCCCTCATTCTCTGTCATAGGGAGATGTCTTTTGTAAGACAGTTGGTTTGTCAGCTCTACTCATTCAGATATACTGCTAATTGGGAGTGGAAAATTTAATACCATGTGATTATTCTGATTCTGAAGCCAGTTGTCAGTGCTGCAGGGGTAGAGAGGTGTTTCCTATCTGTGAATGTCGTTTTCCTTGGATGATTGTCAGTGGTTagtttttcttgatttatttggaGGTTCTTCTTAACTGCCTTGCTCTACCCCCTGCCCCAGGCTGGTCCACGCTGCAGGGTGATGACGAACCAGAGAGCCCCATAGATGGAACAGAATTATCCCACTACCATCAGCGTGCCCTCTTGCAGTCACAGCCAGTTCGCCGGACACCTCTCCTGCACAATTTCCTGCACATGCTGTCCTCCCGCTCCTCTGGCATCCAGGTGGGAGAGCAAAGCACAGTGCAAGATTCTGCTACCCCCTCACCCGCACCACCTCAGCCCTTCACGGAGCACCCCAGGACTTCCGCTTACATCAGGCTTCAACAACGGGTCAGTTACCCCACAGCTGAGTGCTGCCAGCACCTTGGGATCCTGTGCCTTTGCAGCTGCTGCTCTGGCACTCAAGTTCCTTCCCTCTTGCCACACCAGGACAGTGTCCCCCCTGCTTCTGCCAAAGCTActatcccttccttttcttttgtacAGACCAATCCCTTCCATCCCCTGGAGCAGGCCTCATCAACACAGCAGGACCAGGGCCTTCTGAACCAGCCGTCTGCCTTCAGTACAGTCCAGAGCAGCACTGCCGGCAACACGCTCCGCAACCTCAGTCTGGGTCCTACCCACCGCTCTTTGGGAGGGCCTCTGTCTAGCCACCCTTCTAGGTATCACCGAGAAATAACTCCTGGGCTGACAGGATCTGAGTGGACCTGGACAGTACTCAGTCTGAACTCCTGCTCTGAGACGGAATCCATGCCCCCACCCAGGACCAGTGCCTCTTCAGTGAGTTTGCTGTCTGTGCTGAGACAGAAAGAAGGTGGCTCTCAGGCATCTGTGTACACTTCAGCCATGGAAGGGAGGGGTTTTCCAGCATCAGGGTTGGCAACCAAGTCAGATGGAGGGAATGGCTCTAGCCAAAACAACTCAGGCAGCATTTGTCATGAGCTTCAGTGTGACCTGAGACTCTTCTTTTTGGAGTATGACATGCTTCAGGAGCTGGATCAGAGCCTGAGCCGGGAAGCTCCCCAGACCCAACAGGCTCAGGAAATGCTCAACAATAACATTGAATCTGAGAGGCCAGGCCCTTCCCACCAGCCCATCCCACACAGCAGTGAGAACAACTCCAACCTGTCCCGTGGCCACCTGAATCGCTGCCATGCTTGCCACAATCTCCTGACCTTCAACAACGATACCATGCGCTAGGAAAGAACCACACCTAACTACTCCTCAGGTGAAGCTAGTTCCTCCTGGCAGGTCCCCAGCTCCTTTGAGGGTGTGCCATCGAGTGGCAGCCATTTGCCACCTCTTGAGTGGACTGAGGGCCAAACGTCCAGCTCCAGCAGGCTGGAGTTGAGCAGCTCTGCTAGTCCGCAGGAGGAGAGGACTGTGGGGGTGGCCTTTAACCAGGAGACAGGCCACTGGGAAAGAATTTATACCCAGTCCAGCAGATCTGGAACTGTGTCACAGGAGGCCTTACATCAGGATATGCCTGAGGAAAGCTCTAAGGAGGATTCACTCAGGAGGTAAGCAGTTGCTTTCCTGTCTTCTGCATTCCTTGCTTTTCACCTTGTATAATTTCCTTCAGTCCTATAGATGTTGTGGCTGTATCTGGAGTGTCTGAGACCCACACATCTGCTTCTGATCTCCCCATTGCATTTTCTTGGAAAATCTTGCTCCGGTGGCAGAGATAGGATAGGGCCTAGCAGTATGAGTCAGTTGGCTGTACTAGCTCTATTTCTGGCTAAGCTCAAGGTTCTGGCTTTAGCCTTGAAAGGAGAGTGTAGATTAGGTTACAGAGGCATGAAGAGATGGAACCATTgactttctctgcctggctttttGACCTTCTTGAGACATTGTATGTGCAGGACTACTTATTGTGAGACAAAACAATGTCCCAGAGTGCCTAGGAGTAAGTAAAAGAGAACCCTGCATGTTACAGATTAGTATATTGGCTCTTCGCTTATTGTGTTGGTTCGGACAACTGAgttcatttctttatcttttggaaCACTGCAGTTTGACAAagggaaaagaatatatatatatgtgtgtgtgtgtgtgtgtgtgtgtgtgtgtgtgtcaagaaAAGTTccaatttttttagagatacttGTTTTTGGACAGCATATTAGTTGCTCACTTGAGATTCTCTGAGTGGATCTTCCAGATGAACATTCACCTTGGGATGGAGAAGAATAATTCATGGAAGGAAGGACTCTCCATACTCAGATTGGCATCCTAGCCAACTCTTTCATGGAAGAAACAGAGTGGGTGTAGTTGACCGCCCACCACATGTTCCATGTATGGCTATGTGCGCATCTATCTTGATTTATTAGGGACTTCTTTCTGTAATTCTGTAAAGGTCAAATCTAGCATAATCACCAACTCCCAGAATACGCCTCTTGGATCCAAACAGCATATTGCGCTGCATTACATCCTCTGTCGAAGCAACTGAAATTTCTCTGATGTAAGCTTTGCGTCTAACAAGGGTGGGAATATGAATTATGCACATAATGTACTTATTATTTTGGGAGGATGCTTTAGACAGTCACTCGGTCAATAAGTATTAGTTGAATGGTTACAAATTTTCTAGCACTGTGCTAGGCGCTACGGAAATACAAGAGAGGTATAATACGTGGTCTTTACCCACCTGAGTCTACAGTGTTACTGTGGAGGCAAGACAATGAAATTGATCTAAAGGGTAGATGAGCAAATGCTTCATTATATGGTAGTGAAATCCGATGTAGTCTAATTTCAGAGAAAGGGAAATATCATCCAAGAAGGCTTTGCAAAATCAAGTCTTGAAAGATGGGTATGATTTGGAGAGGGAaagacctttttattttattttattattattttattttattttttgagacggagttttgctcttgttacccaggctggagtgcaatggcgggatctccgctcaccgcaacctccgcctcctgggttcaggcaattctcctgcctcagcctcctgagtagctgggattacaggcacgcgccaccatgcccagctaattttttgtatttttagaagagacgggatttcaccttgttgaccaagatggtcttgatctcttgacctcgtgatccacccgcctcggcctcccaaagtgctgggattacaggcttgagccaccgctcccagccttaTTTTAGGGAAACAGCATATACTAAGGTAGGAAAGGGTATGGTACATGTAGGTTCTTAGGCAGTTACTAAGGACTTGGGTTGGGAAACAGAGGGTGACTTGACTGGCTGACAAAGATGAAGTAGAGAGGTTGCTAACTCTACCCATATGCTTGAAACCAGGTCTGGATTAACAGCTCCTCGATTCCTGGTTTTGAAATATTGTGCCTTGCATAATGGTCCACATCAGGAGCCTGAGCCTCTGTTCTTCCTCTTTGTCAATAGAGATGAGAAGGCAGTCAGCACAGTGCATGACGTGTAGTAGGCactttaaaagtttattaaagaTCACTGCAAAAGGACCGTCTTCAGTTACTATTCTAAGAAACCAAGCAGTTGCTGTTTCCGTAGTACCAGTGGGCTCTAGTTAGCTTTTGTCCATTCTGCTCTAGTAGGACCTCTTCATATGCTGTTCTGAGAAATACCTGAGTGGTTTAAAagaaattctaggccaggcatggtggctcatgcctgtaatcccagtactttgggaggccgaggcaggtgaatcacctgaagtcaaggcagatggattacctgaggtcaagagttcgagaccagcctggccaacatggtgaaaccctgtatctactaaaaattcacaaaaattagctgggtgtggtagctggtgcctgtaatctcagctacttaggaggctgagactggagaattgctggaatgtgggaggcagaggttgcagtgagctgagatcatgccactgcactccagcccagacaataacagtgagaatctgtctcaaaaaaaaaaaaaaaagaaagaaactttattGTTTGATGATAATTAGAGATACCAGTACTGTCAgtactcatacctgtaatcccagcactttgggaggctgaggtgaacaggctacttgaggtcaggatttcaagaccatcctggccgacatggtgaacccctgtctctactaaaaatacaaaaattagccaggcatgggcctgtagtggtgtggacctgtagtcccagctacttgggagactggggcaggagaattgcttggacctgggagacggaggttgcagtgaactgagattgcgccactgcactcccgcctgggtgacagagcaagattccatttgaaagaaaaaaaaaaagagagagcgatACCAGTTACTGGGGACCTATTATATGTTAGGTATTGAGttcttgttttgaaataattacttCTGCTTTCAACAGCAATTCTTTGCAAGTCAGGTATTCAAtttcccattttatagttgaggaaactgaggctcagggaagtcaGTTTCTTGTTAAAGGTCACATAATAGGTCTCCTGAGTGAGAATTAGAACTCTGGTCTTCATGACTAAAGATTTGTACAAGTTGTCCTTCATGGCATTTTCCTTAatatgataacttttttttttttttgagacagagtttcactcttgttgcccaggctggagggaagtggcatgatctcagctcactacaacctttgcctcactgtttaagtgattcttctgcctcagcatcctatgtagtgggattacaggcatgcaccaccacacctggctaattctgtatttttagtagagatggggtttctccatgttggtcaggctggccttgaattcctgaccttaggtgatctgcccacctcggcttctcaaagtgttgggattacaggcttgagccaccatgcctggctgaatacTTCGTTTTCAAGtgaaccacttttttttttcttttaacttgtcGTTACGGAAATcttcaaacatatataaaaataaagagaaaagtatGACTGAACTTCCATACACCTATAACCTGACTTCAAAAGTTATCAGTGCTTGGCTAGCTTTCTTTAATCTATATTCCATCTACTCCTCCCACCTAGGTATCAGATAATTTCGTCTGTAAATACTTCACTAGATTTTCTAGAGCAATGCTGTCCAATAAAACTTCTTACactgatggaaatgttctctgtGCTATGTAAAATGGTAGCCACTCGCTCCTCATGGCTACTAAGCATTTTAAATGCTTCTACTGTgatctgagaaaataaatgtaatttaaaaatttttaattaaatagccacatgtgactaatGTCTATCATACACCTAAAATGTTATTAATTGTTTAATGAAGGCTGGGTGTGTGGCtcaattcctgtaatcccagcactttgggagcctgaggccggtatatcatgaggtcaggagttcgagagcagcctggccaacatagtgaaaccccatctctactaaaaatacaaaaattagtcatggtggcacacatctgtagtcccagctactcaggaggctgaggtgggagaatcgcttgaagctgggagatggaggttgcagtgcaccaagaccacaccattgcactccagcctgggtgacagagtgagactgtctcaaaaaaaaaaaaaaaaaagtaaatgattattaataaaaataatcattttctaaTGATATACATCAgtaaaaaccccttctct
Encoded here:
- the LOC118153855 gene encoding LOW QUALITY PROTEIN: activating molecule in BECN1-regulated autophagy protein 1-like (The sequence of the model RefSeq protein was modified relative to this genomic sequence to represent the inferred CDS: substituted 1 base at 1 genomic stop codon), whose translation is MKVVPEKNAVRILGGRERGARAIGAQRLLQELVEDKSRWIKWEGKERRFLPDCAGLGLSLAFCKPGSPTYPPALLFGRQGGAQGARSHPRWTLQGLDSKSQNAPRFPWVGPRAFPHPARSLGGAGQFSNLALTGRGGDSCGCGSPPRHPHPQAAAGCRARSPRSGHPAKLPRTLHGASPGSTTRSGGLRAHFHDGKLRHREGGSESWFTDSNNAIASLAFHPTAQLLLIATAHEIHFWDWSRREPFAVVKTASEMEWVCLVRFDPLRHYLVTEIVNPSNQQVLLNCLALPPAPGWSTLQGDDEPESPIDGTELSHYHQRALLQSQPVRRTPLLHNFLHMLSSRSSGIQTNPFHPLEQASSTQQDQGLLNQPSAFSTVQSSTAGNTLRNLSLGPTHRSLGGPLSSHPSRYHREITPGLTGSEWTWTVLSLNSCSETESMPPPRTSASSVSLLSVLRQKEGGSQASVYTSAMEGRGFPASGLATKSDGGNGSSQNNSGSICHELQCDLRLFFLEYDMLQELDQSLSREAPQTQQAQEMLNNNIESERPGPSHQPIPHSSENNSNLSRGHLNRCHACHNLLTFNNDTMRXERTTPNYSSGEASSSWQVPSSFEGVPSSGSHLPPLEWTEGQTSSSSRLELSSSASPQEERTVGVAFNQETGHWERIYTQSSRSGTVSQEALHQDMPEESSKEDSLRRRLLESSLISLSRYDGAGSREHPIYPDPARLSPAASYAQRMIQYLSRRDSIRQRSMRYQQNHLRYSISSSSSDNQGPSVEGTDLEFEDFEPCSTERDSVWFGETKGKEQESLPDNPENSSGFRPGPPGQYLYKSVRITPLLSLGHTYPWNTRGHTETRPDWEKYNKYRTLSREDKTNIHDGHQDHPRDSGHQYSKMARSYH